From the Nodularia sp. NIES-3585 genome, one window contains:
- a CDS encoding AAA-like domain-containing protein: MNFNLDEAIKIANEAVLKKFYRSLTDIEIIVIKGAWEREEYDQIAAKNQYATSYISQDIAPKLWKLLTDALGEKVRKSNFKEALKRNWEKQCWDKQFTSEYYLPSPESRTANNKKRNSKLKEAASPTYLTQAKQDFSAPELYVERFVIEFLCYETMLQPGSLIRVKAPKLMGKTSLMERVLTKVAKDGYRTVSLSLEMADRQTHLTNLNKFLRWFCLNLSRELKLPNQLDEYWDEEGMGAKVSCTTYLEEYLLAAADSPLVLYLDDVDALFPYPEVYEDFFGLLRSWYEKARSRPNWKKLRLAIAHSTDVYIRLNINQSPFNVGLPIELPELSKEEVQTFAQQYGLAGDSSLVDPLMQLVGGHPYLLQQAFSHLKNYPNITLEQLLAEARTDAGIYRHHLREYWLNLQEEPKLMAAFQTVISSPEPMRLEIISAYQLQSIGLVKLAGNEVEPRCQLYRSYFGDVIGNQVNVNHS; the protein is encoded by the coding sequence ATGAATTTCAACTTAGATGAGGCAATTAAAATTGCTAATGAAGCAGTATTAAAAAAGTTTTATAGAAGCTTAACTGATATTGAAATAATCGTAATTAAAGGAGCTTGGGAACGAGAAGAATATGACCAAATTGCCGCTAAAAACCAGTACGCAACCAGTTACATCAGTCAAGATATTGCGCCCAAGCTTTGGAAATTGTTGACAGATGCTTTAGGAGAAAAGGTCAGAAAAAGTAATTTTAAGGAAGCTTTAAAACGAAATTGGGAAAAGCAATGTTGGGATAAACAATTTACATCTGAATATTACTTACCAAGCCCAGAATCAAGAACTGCTAACAACAAAAAGCGCAATAGCAAGCTAAAAGAAGCCGCATCTCCAACTTATTTAACTCAAGCTAAACAAGATTTTTCGGCTCCTGAATTATATGTGGAGCGTTTTGTTATTGAATTTCTCTGCTATGAAACTATGTTGCAACCTGGTTCCCTGATTCGGGTGAAAGCACCTAAATTAATGGGTAAAACCTCCCTCATGGAACGGGTATTAACTAAAGTGGCAAAGGATGGCTATCGTACAGTCAGTTTAAGTTTAGAGATGGCAGATCGGCAAACTCATTTGACTAACTTGAATAAATTTTTACGCTGGTTCTGCCTCAATCTCAGCCGAGAACTCAAGTTACCCAATCAGTTAGATGAATATTGGGATGAAGAAGGTATGGGTGCTAAGGTAAGTTGCACAACTTATTTAGAAGAATACCTCTTAGCAGCAGCAGACAGTCCTCTAGTTTTATACTTAGATGATGTGGATGCACTTTTCCCTTATCCTGAAGTTTATGAAGACTTTTTTGGGTTGTTGCGTTCTTGGTACGAGAAAGCCAGAAGCCGTCCAAACTGGAAAAAACTACGGTTAGCGATCGCTCATTCCACCGATGTTTATATCCGCTTGAATATTAATCAGTCGCCTTTTAATGTCGGCTTACCCATTGAGTTACCAGAATTAAGTAAAGAGGAAGTGCAGACATTTGCCCAACAATATGGATTAGCCGGAGATTCATCTTTGGTAGATCCTTTAATGCAACTGGTAGGTGGTCATCCTTATTTGTTGCAGCAGGCATTTTCTCACCTCAAAAATTACCCTAATATCACCCTTGAGCAATTGTTAGCAGAGGCTAGAACTGACGCGGGTATTTATCGCCATCATTTAAGAGAATATTGGTTGAATTTGCAAGAGGAACCAAAACTTATGGCAGCATTTCAAACTGTGATTTCTTCGCCTGAGCCAATGCGATTGGAAATAATATCAGCCTATCAGTTGCAGAGTATAGGTTTAGTGAAGCTTGCGGGTAATGAAGTGGAGCCGCGTTGTCAGTTGTATCGGAGTTATTTTGGTGATGTGATTGGGAATCAAGTGAATGTAAATCATAGCTAA
- a CDS encoding AAA-like domain-containing protein: MFAKLNASYQPGGSLPPDAPTYVVRQADTELYEGLLAGEYCYVLNARQMGKSSLRVRIMDKLQTQGFACTEIELSGIGSQQITAPQWYGGIIQELVSGFKLQINRRSWLRERDDLSPIQCLNQFIETVLLTQIPGKIVIFIDEIDNVLGLKFSTDEFFALIRHCYESRAIKPAYKRLSFALLGVATPSDLIQDKHYSTPFNIGRAIELQGFKIQDSEPLVKGLIEKISNPKAVLKEVLYWTSGQPFLTQKLCWLIVNYCNQNTVFCPPQDGEESQWIEQIVQNKIINNWESQDEPEHLRTIRDRLLRNTPKSAQLLKLYQQIIQEGKIPSHNSPEYLELRLSGLVTQHQGSLTVKNPIYAQVFNLDWVNENLTRQISNSQIVTANSEFNRHKHMAETVFVSHISPYSSVSIENMENSLNSPSYPSGAVPLDSPFYIQRAAVETQVYQEIRKPGALVRIKAPREMGKTSLLLRSLDYATHQGYHTVSLNLEQIDDVILHDLNRFLRWLCANVTRQLQMEPRLEDYWDEDIGSKISCSLYFRNHILNKIDTPLVLALDEVNYIFEHPQVAKDVLPLFRSWYEEAKRQPIWQKLRLIIVHSTEIYVPLQLKHSPFNVGLPIELSSFSLDQVQQLAQRYGLNWTDGQEATELMAMLEGHPALVHMAIYHLSRGEINFAQFLDTAATFSGIYSSHLQRHQATLQEHPELAKALYRVINAEEPILLDSLMTYKLSSMGLVKQLKDKVIPTCELYRHYFTQHSMG, translated from the coding sequence ATGTTTGCCAAACTCAATGCCAGTTATCAACCAGGTGGTAGTCTACCGCCTGATGCTCCAACTTATGTAGTGCGACAGGCTGACACAGAACTTTACGAAGGGTTATTAGCTGGTGAGTACTGCTATGTTCTCAATGCTAGGCAAATGGGGAAGTCTAGCTTACGAGTACGGATAATGGATAAGTTGCAAACTCAAGGATTTGCCTGTACTGAAATTGAACTAAGCGGTATTGGTAGCCAGCAAATTACGGCTCCCCAATGGTATGGGGGGATTATTCAGGAATTAGTCAGCGGTTTTAAGCTGCAAATAAATCGGCGCAGTTGGTTACGAGAGCGTGATGATCTTTCTCCTATTCAGTGCTTAAATCAATTTATCGAAACGGTACTACTGACTCAAATACCGGGAAAAATTGTCATTTTTATTGATGAAATTGATAACGTATTGGGTTTGAAGTTTTCCACTGACGAATTTTTTGCCCTGATTCGCCACTGCTATGAAAGTCGAGCTATTAAGCCAGCCTATAAGCGACTTTCTTTTGCTTTGTTGGGGGTAGCTACGCCTTCAGATTTGATTCAAGATAAACATTATTCTACGCCATTTAACATTGGTAGAGCTATTGAACTTCAAGGATTTAAAATCCAAGATAGCGAACCTCTAGTTAAGGGATTAATAGAAAAAATTAGCAACCCGAAAGCAGTTCTAAAAGAAGTTTTATATTGGACTAGTGGACAGCCTTTTTTGACTCAAAAACTGTGTTGGTTAATTGTCAATTACTGCAATCAAAACACCGTATTTTGTCCACCTCAAGATGGTGAAGAATCGCAATGGATTGAGCAAATTGTCCAGAACAAAATTATCAATAATTGGGAATCTCAGGACGAACCAGAGCATTTAAGGACGATACGCGATCGCTTGCTCCGCAATACTCCCAAAAGCGCACAATTATTAAAGCTATATCAGCAAATTATACAAGAGGGAAAAATACCTTCTCACAACTCTCCGGAGTATCTCGAATTACGTTTATCGGGACTTGTCACCCAACACCAAGGAAGTTTAACAGTTAAAAACCCAATCTACGCGCAAGTCTTTAATTTGGATTGGGTAAATGAAAACCTGACAAGACAAATCTCTAACTCCCAGATTGTTACTGCTAATTCGGAGTTTAACAGGCACAAACATATGGCAGAAACCGTCTTTGTATCCCATATTAGCCCCTATAGTTCTGTGTCTATAGAAAATATGGAAAACTCCCTCAATTCTCCCTCTTATCCAAGTGGTGCAGTTCCTCTTGATTCTCCTTTTTACATACAACGAGCCGCAGTAGAAACGCAAGTTTATCAAGAAATTAGAAAACCTGGGGCTTTAGTGCGGATTAAAGCACCTAGAGAGATGGGTAAAACTTCTTTGCTACTGAGAAGTTTGGATTATGCCACTCACCAAGGCTACCACACTGTGAGCTTAAATTTAGAGCAAATTGACGATGTAATTTTGCATGATTTGAATCGATTTTTGCGCTGGCTATGTGCGAATGTGACTCGTCAACTTCAGATGGAACCAAGGTTAGAAGACTATTGGGATGAAGATATCGGCAGCAAAATAAGTTGTTCTCTTTATTTCCGCAACCATATATTAAATAAAATTGATACTCCGCTAGTTTTAGCGTTGGATGAAGTCAACTATATTTTTGAGCATCCTCAAGTAGCAAAAGATGTTTTACCTCTGTTTCGTTCCTGGTATGAGGAAGCTAAGAGACAACCAATTTGGCAAAAGTTACGGCTGATTATAGTTCACTCAACTGAAATTTATGTACCTCTCCAGTTAAAGCATTCTCCATTTAATGTTGGGCTACCAATAGAGTTAAGCAGCTTCAGTTTAGATCAGGTACAGCAGTTAGCTCAACGCTATGGACTTAACTGGACTGATGGTCAGGAAGCTACAGAACTTATGGCTATGTTAGAAGGACATCCAGCATTGGTACATATGGCTATTTATCATCTCAGCCGGGGAGAAATTAACTTTGCTCAATTCCTGGATACAGCCGCTACATTCAGCGGAATTTATTCCTCTCACTTGCAACGTCATCAAGCAACATTGCAAGAACACCCTGAATTAGCAAAAGCATTATATAGGGTCATCAATGCTGAAGAACCGATATTATTAGATTCGCTCATGACTTATAAACTCAGCAGTATGGGGCTGGTTAAACAGTTAAAAGATAAAGTAATCCCAACTTGTGAATTATATCGGCATTATTTCACACAGCACTCAATGGGTTGA
- a CDS encoding TIGR02281 family clan AA aspartic protease: MKNAWWYQIKTINLALIAVIPTLVFSAFSYQAIAEDPGLCFMITSSGKMVRLGKLCGVTKTPLPKNNNKIFRVPIKRRLGRTPVIDVTFNHNNTFEMIVDTGAHGTLITSKMANTLQLQATGIMQAQVADGTQVLFPTGKVNSVAAGGVVANNLEVAIAPKAGVGLLGHDFFGNYDIKIREKDVEFYSR; encoded by the coding sequence ATGAAGAATGCTTGGTGGTATCAAATTAAAACAATTAACCTAGCTTTGATAGCAGTAATTCCGACGCTGGTATTTTCAGCATTCTCTTACCAAGCCATAGCTGAAGATCCAGGATTATGTTTTATGATTACCTCTTCTGGCAAAATGGTGCGATTAGGGAAGCTTTGTGGTGTGACTAAGACACCTCTCCCCAAGAATAACAACAAAATTTTTCGGGTTCCCATCAAACGCCGCCTGGGTAGAACTCCTGTGATTGATGTCACATTCAATCACAATAACACTTTTGAAATGATTGTAGATACTGGCGCTCATGGTACTCTAATTACTTCCAAAATGGCCAATACTCTGCAACTCCAGGCTACAGGAATTATGCAAGCACAAGTTGCGGATGGAACTCAAGTCCTATTTCCCACTGGTAAGGTAAATTCTGTGGCTGCGGGTGGAGTTGTGGCAAATAATCTAGAAGTGGCGATCGCCCCAAAAGCCGGGGTAGGATTACTAGGACATGATTTCTTTGGCAATTACGATATCAAAATTCGCGAAAAAGACGTAGAGTTTTACTCCCGCTAA
- the modA gene encoding molybdate ABC transporter substrate-binding protein, whose translation MNKKQILGWIGIAVISFVLAIALPLITPTPLTAQPNVNLLVSAAASMKDALEEIQPIYQQSQPNVNIRYNFGSSGALQQQIEQGAPADIFISAARRQVDALEQKGLLVPGTRSNLANNRLVLIVPNNTTGINSFFNLADARIRRIAVGEPRSVPAGQYADQVFKKLGIFEQIKSKLVLANNVRQVLAAVESGNADAGLVYATDAKISNKVKVIVAADEKYHSAIVYPMAVIKSSKNIPAAKEFVEFLASNQAKAVLKKYGFIVS comes from the coding sequence ATGAATAAGAAACAGATTCTGGGTTGGATTGGGATAGCAGTTATTAGTTTTGTGCTGGCGATCGCCTTACCTTTAATTACACCCACTCCCTTAACAGCACAGCCAAACGTCAACTTATTGGTGTCTGCGGCTGCAAGTATGAAAGATGCACTAGAAGAAATCCAGCCTATTTATCAACAAAGTCAACCAAACGTCAATATCAGATATAACTTTGGTAGTTCTGGGGCATTACAGCAACAAATTGAACAGGGTGCGCCAGCCGATATCTTTATTTCTGCGGCGAGAAGACAAGTAGATGCACTGGAGCAAAAAGGACTTTTAGTGCCAGGTACTCGTAGCAACCTAGCCAATAACCGCTTAGTCTTGATTGTGCCGAATAACACCACAGGCATTAATAGCTTTTTCAATTTAGCAGATGCCAGAATTAGGAGAATTGCCGTAGGAGAACCCAGAAGCGTACCCGCAGGACAATATGCCGACCAAGTATTCAAGAAATTGGGCATTTTTGAGCAAATCAAATCTAAATTAGTGTTAGCTAACAATGTGCGTCAAGTCTTAGCAGCAGTAGAAAGTGGTAACGCCGATGCAGGCTTAGTTTACGCCACAGATGCTAAAATTTCTAACAAAGTCAAAGTTATAGTTGCGGCTGATGAAAAATATCACTCTGCAATTGTTTATCCCATGGCAGTGATTAAAAGTAGTAAAAATATCCCGGCTGCCAAAGAATTTGTGGAATTTTTAGCCAGTAATCAAGCCAAAGCAGTACTAAAAAAATACGGTTTTATTGTGAGTTAA
- a CDS encoding Gfo/Idh/MocA family protein: MPSEIPTNQNKIGVAVLGTGFGQKVHIPGFKAHHRTEIVAVYHRDINQAQAIAETHNIPHACDTVADILALPEVQAVSIATPPFLHYEMAKQVLQAGKHLLLEKPTTLNVFEAKELYQLAQAKGVTATVDFEFRFVPGWQLFAELLASNYVGNKRLIKIDWLGSSRADTSRPWNWYSSQDKGGGALGSLGSHAFDYISWLFGPVSRLNAHLSTAIPARVDPASQELKPVNTDDTCLLSLELADGTPCQVTISAVVHASRTHWVEVYGDRGTLVLGSENQKDYIHGFRVWGSQPGQPLQEIEIPSRLVFPQHHADGRICAFTRVVDQWVQGIERQQEIVPSLREGVYSQLLMDLSHKSHTTSSWIDVPNLEAFLTGNSQNII; this comes from the coding sequence ATGCCTTCCGAAATCCCAACAAATCAAAACAAAATTGGTGTAGCAGTTCTTGGCACAGGATTTGGTCAAAAAGTCCATATTCCCGGATTTAAAGCCCATCATCGCACCGAAATAGTAGCTGTTTATCATCGAGATATTAACCAAGCCCAAGCCATCGCCGAGACTCATAATATTCCTCACGCCTGCGACACTGTAGCCGATATTTTGGCATTACCAGAAGTGCAAGCCGTGAGTATCGCTACACCACCATTTCTGCACTATGAAATGGCTAAACAAGTGCTGCAAGCTGGGAAACATTTATTATTAGAAAAACCCACAACTTTAAATGTATTTGAAGCTAAAGAACTATATCAATTAGCCCAAGCAAAAGGCGTAACTGCCACAGTAGACTTTGAATTTCGCTTTGTCCCAGGATGGCAATTATTCGCTGAATTATTAGCCAGCAACTATGTAGGGAACAAACGCTTAATTAAAATTGATTGGTTAGGTTCCTCCCGCGCCGATACTTCCCGCCCTTGGAATTGGTACTCTTCCCAAGATAAAGGAGGCGGTGCATTAGGGTCTTTAGGTTCCCACGCCTTCGATTATATTTCCTGGCTATTTGGGCCAGTCAGCAGATTAAACGCCCACCTGAGTACCGCCATTCCCGCACGAGTTGACCCGGCTAGCCAAGAATTAAAGCCAGTCAATACAGATGATACCTGTTTGCTATCTCTGGAATTAGCTGATGGCACACCTTGCCAAGTTACTATCAGTGCTGTAGTTCACGCATCGAGGACACATTGGGTAGAAGTGTATGGCGATCGCGGTACTCTAGTATTAGGTAGTGAAAATCAAAAAGATTATATACATGGATTTCGGGTTTGGGGTTCTCAGCCTGGTCAACCTCTCCAAGAAATTGAAATCCCCAGTCGCTTAGTTTTTCCGCAACATCACGCCGATGGACGCATTTGTGCATTTACCCGTGTGGTAGACCAATGGGTACAAGGAATTGAACGCCAACAAGAAATAGTCCCATCCTTGCGAGAAGGCGTTTATTCCCAATTATTAATGGATTTATCTCATAAATCTCATACAACATCAAGTTGGATAGATGTACCCAACTTGGAAGCATTTCTAACAGGTAATTCTCAGAATATAATATAG
- a CDS encoding type II toxin-antitoxin system RelE/ParE family toxin, whose translation MAPVVRLRVLNKIEWLTVNFEQISTLPLTGEWSGFYKLRVGDYRVIYEFDIENQLIIIARIGHRREIYQGG comes from the coding sequence GTGGCTCCGGTGGTGCGTCTACGAGTTCTTAATAAGATTGAATGGTTAACTGTCAATTTTGAGCAGATATCTACTCTACCTCTGACGGGTGAATGGTCGGGGTTTTATAAGTTAAGAGTGGGCGATTATCGAGTCATCTATGAGTTTGATATAGAAAATCAGTTAATTATCATTGCTAGAATTGGTCATCGTCGGGAAATTTATCAGGGTGGATAG
- a CDS encoding peptidase produces MSNQEEAMIPASEVNKIEQQLASPPTDSVMQVQNWEESNYSPPTISVQAASGNLLPSSVPASDCATYAEGGTGSQLVYALGELGYDFGTEARRDLFTQTIPSDTSLLDYLNNHPWEAKSLIWTLNLDAKPIYAIVPSGPYASVVYDRIRSYIPDTNVARVSVPGYLAGSIKLMSGQTVPVIIPAVRGMYSCSVSALVRTVMKITTLAAGVTAEVLSNRIKEYLSRIYYDYHNLGITPQERALNFCAINAFQTSAEITGATGERRVLQDISVEKSPISSPDSDSYDVKLSFCDPENHQRSQKIYLFTIDVSDVIPVTIGQVRSWTV; encoded by the coding sequence ATGTCTAATCAAGAGGAAGCCATGATTCCAGCAAGTGAAGTTAACAAAATTGAGCAACAACTGGCTAGCCCACCAACAGATTCAGTCATGCAAGTCCAAAATTGGGAAGAATCTAACTACTCACCACCAACAATCAGCGTACAGGCTGCGTCAGGTAATCTACTTCCTTCCTCTGTGCCTGCTTCTGATTGTGCTACCTATGCAGAAGGTGGTACAGGATCGCAGCTAGTTTATGCACTAGGAGAACTGGGGTATGATTTCGGCACTGAAGCCCGTCGAGATTTGTTTACCCAAACTATACCCAGTGATACCAGTCTGTTGGACTATCTAAATAATCATCCTTGGGAAGCCAAATCACTAATTTGGACACTTAATCTGGATGCTAAACCAATTTATGCAATCGTGCCAAGCGGCCCTTACGCATCTGTAGTTTACGACCGAATTCGCTCATACATCCCAGATACCAATGTAGCACGGGTATCGGTTCCAGGATATCTCGCCGGCAGCATCAAGCTAATGTCAGGGCAAACTGTTCCCGTTATTATCCCAGCGGTGCGGGGTATGTACAGTTGCTCAGTTTCCGCCTTAGTCCGAACTGTGATGAAAATAACAACTTTAGCAGCAGGAGTGACTGCGGAAGTTTTAAGTAATCGGATTAAAGAATATCTCAGCCGTATTTATTATGACTACCATAACCTGGGCATAACTCCCCAAGAACGAGCGCTCAACTTCTGTGCGATCAATGCTTTTCAGACTTCTGCGGAGATTACTGGTGCAACAGGTGAGCGACGAGTTCTTCAGGATATTTCCGTGGAAAAGAGTCCTATATCTAGCCCTGATTCCGATTCCTATGATGTGAAGTTGAGCTTCTGTGACCCAGAGAATCACCAGCGTTCTCAGAAAATCTATTTATTCACTATTGATGTCAGCGATGTAATTCCTGTCACTATCGGTCAAGTCCGTTCTTGGACTGTCTGA
- the modB gene encoding molybdate ABC transporter permease subunit has translation MDLSPLWISLKTSLLATFITFFLGIWSAYWMLGYRGKAKSLIEGIFIAPLILPPTVVGFLLLLFFGRNGPVGKLMQTWDLSIVFTWYGAAIAATVVAFPIMYKTALGAFEQIDSNLLRVARTLGASESTIFWRISLPLAFPGIVAATSLAFARALGEFGATLMLAGNIPGETQTIPMAIYFAVEAGAMNEAWFWAIAIMSISLSGIIGVNFWQENRGKRKQQNSQLPKGLRNQEYPISQTCHKSDFSGLFVDITKKLPGFRLQVCFSGDSNTLGFLGGSGAGKSMILRCIAGIETPTQGSIILNGRVLFDSEKGINLPSRDRRIGFLMQNYALFPHMTVMQNIAFGLPKGLSTLAIQQQVQAQLLAVQLEGLENRYPHQLSGGQQQRVALARALAIKPEALLLDEPFSALDTYLRYQLQEQLIETLSTYQGVTLFVTHNLEEAYEVCQQLLVMSQGQIIANDDKQNIFDHPNSYTVAQLTGCKNFSPATVVSANQVQALDWDCTLKVMQPLPQSPAYIGIRAHHLSFTSDPNAENAFPCWLVRTRETPHRMTLYLRLHSSLNNNHDYHLQAEVFKEKWVNLKDKPFPWYVRLDMNKLFLMPE, from the coding sequence ATGGATTTATCCCCCCTTTGGATATCACTAAAAACCTCCTTGCTGGCCACATTCATTACCTTTTTCCTGGGAATTTGGTCTGCTTACTGGATGTTAGGGTATCGAGGTAAAGCTAAGTCACTGATTGAAGGGATTTTTATCGCTCCATTGATTTTACCGCCTACAGTTGTCGGCTTTTTATTATTGCTATTTTTCGGGAGGAATGGCCCTGTAGGTAAACTCATGCAGACTTGGGATTTGAGCATTGTCTTTACTTGGTACGGTGCAGCGATCGCAGCGACAGTGGTAGCATTTCCCATCATGTATAAAACCGCCTTGGGAGCCTTTGAACAAATTGATAGCAATCTTTTACGAGTAGCTCGAACCCTTGGTGCATCTGAATCGACCATCTTTTGGCGAATTAGTTTACCCTTAGCATTTCCCGGAATTGTCGCCGCCACAAGTTTAGCTTTTGCGCGGGCTTTGGGTGAATTTGGAGCCACCTTAATGTTAGCTGGTAATATTCCCGGAGAAACTCAGACCATCCCGATGGCAATTTATTTTGCTGTGGAAGCTGGCGCGATGAACGAAGCTTGGTTTTGGGCGATCGCCATCATGAGTATCTCTTTATCTGGGATTATAGGAGTCAACTTTTGGCAAGAAAATCGGGGGAAACGGAAACAACAAAATTCCCAACTCCCCAAAGGACTCAGAAATCAGGAATACCCAATATCTCAAACCTGCCATAAATCAGATTTTTCGGGATTATTTGTCGATATTACCAAAAAACTTCCAGGCTTTAGATTGCAAGTATGTTTTAGTGGCGATAGTAATACCTTGGGATTTTTGGGAGGTTCTGGGGCTGGGAAGAGTATGATTTTGCGCTGTATTGCTGGCATAGAAACACCCACCCAGGGAAGTATTATTTTAAATGGGCGGGTGTTATTTGATTCGGAAAAAGGAATTAATTTGCCATCACGCGATCGCCGCATTGGGTTCCTAATGCAGAATTATGCTCTATTCCCTCACATGACTGTAATGCAAAATATAGCCTTTGGCTTGCCTAAAGGCTTATCGACATTAGCGATTCAGCAGCAAGTACAGGCGCAACTCCTCGCAGTGCAGTTAGAGGGTTTAGAAAATCGCTATCCGCATCAACTTTCTGGAGGACAGCAACAACGGGTAGCCTTAGCCAGGGCTTTAGCAATCAAACCAGAAGCATTACTATTAGATGAACCCTTTTCAGCCCTAGATACATATCTGCGTTACCAATTACAAGAACAATTAATTGAAACTCTCAGTACATATCAAGGAGTGACATTATTTGTTACCCATAATTTAGAAGAAGCCTATGAAGTGTGTCAACAATTGTTAGTTATGTCCCAAGGACAAATTATTGCTAACGATGATAAACAAAATATTTTCGACCATCCCAATAGTTACACAGTCGCGCAGTTAACAGGGTGCAAAAACTTTTCCCCAGCAACAGTAGTATCTGCGAATCAAGTCCAAGCCTTAGATTGGGACTGCACCCTCAAAGTCATGCAACCTTTACCCCAGTCACCAGCTTATATAGGCATTCGCGCCCATCATCTCAGCTTTACAAGTGACCCCAACGCAGAGAATGCCTTTCCCTGTTGGTTAGTCAGGACAAGAGAAACACCGCACCGAATGACGCTGTATTTACGATTGCACAGTTCATTAAATAACAATCATGATTACCACCTCCAGGCGGAAGTATTTAAGGAAAAATGGGTGAATCTTAAAGACAAACCCTTCCCCTGGTACGTTCGTTTAGATATGAATAAACTCTTTTTAATGCCGGAATAG